A window of Sphingomonas adhaesiva contains these coding sequences:
- a CDS encoding bestrophin family protein: MIVTSTPRFTQIMREVWRPLTVLFVWDVIVTVTYYILPFKAPSLPLTLFGSALALFLGFRSNSAYQRWWEGRSLWGLMINASRNLARQARNFLPDPDAADLKRTIVLRQIAYVNALRCQLRRQPADQEVLRYLSKGEADFALARVNIANGIVDGTGRRINIARENGWIDTIQQSAMESILVDIANAQGGMERLKNTPLPNQYRFFPTIFTHMFCIFLPIGLVETLGFATPLGSTVAGLMFLAVLAIGDDLVDPFANTVHDLPLNAMCRTIEIDLLQSIGDTPPEPVQPVKGVLW; encoded by the coding sequence ATGATCGTCACATCCACCCCCCGCTTCACCCAGATCATGCGTGAGGTCTGGCGTCCGCTGACCGTGCTGTTCGTCTGGGACGTGATCGTCACCGTCACCTATTACATCCTGCCGTTCAAGGCGCCGTCGCTGCCGCTGACCCTGTTCGGCTCCGCGCTGGCGCTGTTCCTCGGCTTCCGCAGCAACTCCGCCTATCAGCGCTGGTGGGAGGGGCGGTCGCTATGGGGGCTGATGATCAACGCCAGCCGCAATCTGGCGCGTCAGGCGCGCAACTTCCTGCCCGATCCCGATGCCGCGGACCTGAAGCGCACCATCGTCCTGCGCCAGATCGCCTATGTGAACGCCTTGCGCTGCCAGCTGCGGCGCCAGCCCGCGGACCAGGAAGTGCTGCGCTACCTGTCGAAGGGAGAGGCGGATTTCGCGCTCGCGCGCGTCAACATCGCCAACGGCATCGTCGATGGCACCGGCCGCCGCATCAACATCGCCCGCGAAAACGGCTGGATCGACACCATCCAGCAGAGCGCGATGGAGAGCATTCTGGTCGACATCGCGAATGCGCAAGGCGGGATGGAGCGGCTGAAGAACACGCCGCTGCCGAACCAGTATCGCTTCTTTCCGACGATCTTCACGCACATGTTCTGCATCTTCCTGCCGATCGGGCTGGTGGAGACGCTGGGCTTCGCGACGCCGCTGGGGTCGACGGTGGCGGGGCTGATGTTTCTGGCGGTGCTGGCGATCGGCGACGACCTGGTCGATCCGTTCGCCAATACGGTCCACGACCTGCCGCTGAACGCGATGTGTCGTACGATCGAGATCGATCTGCTCCAGTCGATCGGCGACACCCCGCCGGAGCCGGTCCAGCCGGTGAAGGGTGTGTTGTGGTGA
- the folP gene encoding dihydropteroate synthase, translating into MHLRPIHFADAPFAYPDGHVARLAGGMQWFAAYEVSEGDARRIVPVADIAALGERAATLHARITSPRPAWVLGERTLRFDQPAVAGILNVTPDSFSDGGAHVDDPAGAAAAGMAMAAAGAAVIDVGAESTRPGATLVWEEDEARRAAPVVERLARAGALVSIDTRKAPVMEAALAAGAGIVNDVSALLWDERALDLVARSGAPVVLMHSPDPRAGGHGRPTYRHVATEVFDWLEARIAAVVAAGFDRARIMVDPGIGFGKSLADNLALIQALPLFHGLGCPIMLGTSRKRMIGALDNEAPVGERLGGSVALAVAGAQAGVQLLRVHDVAATVQALRVWRGLRDRALAP; encoded by the coding sequence ATGCACCTGCGCCCGATCCATTTCGCCGACGCGCCCTTCGCCTACCCCGATGGCCATGTCGCGCGGCTGGCGGGGGGGATGCAGTGGTTCGCCGCCTATGAGGTCAGCGAGGGCGACGCGCGCCGCATCGTCCCCGTCGCCGATATCGCCGCGCTGGGCGAGCGTGCCGCCACGCTCCACGCGCGCATCACGTCGCCGCGCCCCGCATGGGTGCTGGGCGAACGCACGCTGCGCTTCGACCAGCCGGCGGTCGCGGGCATCCTCAACGTCACGCCCGACAGCTTCTCCGACGGCGGCGCGCATGTCGACGATCCCGCCGGCGCGGCGGCGGCGGGGATGGCGATGGCGGCGGCGGGCGCGGCGGTGATCGACGTCGGCGCCGAATCCACCCGCCCCGGCGCGACACTGGTATGGGAGGAGGACGAGGCCCGCCGCGCCGCCCCCGTGGTGGAGCGGCTGGCGCGGGCGGGGGCGCTTGTCTCGATCGATACGCGCAAGGCGCCGGTGATGGAGGCCGCGCTTGCCGCCGGTGCGGGGATCGTCAACGACGTGTCCGCGCTGTTGTGGGACGAGCGCGCGCTGGATCTGGTCGCGCGCAGCGGTGCGCCGGTGGTGCTGATGCACTCGCCCGATCCCCGGGCCGGCGGGCACGGGCGACCCACCTATCGCCATGTCGCGACCGAGGTGTTCGACTGGCTGGAGGCGCGGATCGCGGCGGTGGTCGCGGCCGGCTTCGATCGTGCACGGATCATGGTCGACCCCGGCATCGGCTTCGGCAAGTCGCTGGCCGACAACCTCGCCCTGATCCAGGCGCTCCCGCTCTTCCACGGGCTCGGCTGCCCGATCATGCTCGGCACCAGCCGCAAGCGGATGATCGGCGCCCTCGACAACGAGGCACCCGTGGGCGAGCGGCTGGGCGGCTCGGTCGCGCTGGCGGTAGCGGGGGCGCAGGCGGGCGTCCAGCTGCTGCGCGTGCACGATGTCGCGGCGACGGTACAGGCGCTGCGGGTGTGGCGCGGACTGCGCGACCGCGCGCTGGCGCCCTAG
- a CDS encoding site-specific DNA-methyltransferase, which translates to MGVIEKIARVSRAARTAPAASDAAPPLALDRIIAGDCIAAMMALPAKSVDMIFADPPYNLQLGGELFRPDGSHVDAVTDDWDKFDTFQQYDAFTRAWLAEAHRILKDDGTIWVIGSYHNIFRVGAAVQDLGYWILNDIVWRKANPMPNFRGTRFTNAHETLIWASKGEKAKYTFNYRSMKTLNDEIQMRSDWEFPICGGGERLKKGGVKVHPTQKPEALLYRILLACTKPGDVVLDPFFGTGTTGAVAKRLGRRWIGIEREADYIAAAQERIEAALPLDESALSTMQSPRAQPKVAFGVLVENGYLTPGDVLTDAKRRFRATVRADGSLASPCGATGSIHKLGATLQGAPACNGWTFWHHEHEGALAPIDTLRQTYLLATQP; encoded by the coding sequence ATGGGGGTGATCGAAAAGATCGCGCGGGTCTCGCGTGCGGCCAGGACGGCGCCGGCGGCGTCGGACGCCGCGCCGCCGTTGGCGCTCGACCGCATCATCGCGGGCGATTGCATCGCCGCGATGATGGCGCTGCCGGCGAAGTCGGTGGACATGATCTTCGCCGATCCGCCCTACAACCTGCAACTCGGCGGCGAGCTGTTCCGCCCCGACGGCAGCCATGTCGACGCGGTCACCGACGACTGGGACAAGTTCGACACCTTCCAGCAATATGACGCCTTCACCCGCGCATGGCTGGCGGAGGCGCACCGCATCCTGAAGGACGACGGCACGATCTGGGTGATCGGCAGCTATCACAACATCTTCCGCGTCGGCGCGGCGGTGCAGGATCTGGGCTATTGGATCCTGAACGACATCGTCTGGCGCAAGGCCAACCCGATGCCGAACTTCCGCGGCACCCGCTTCACCAACGCGCACGAGACGCTGATCTGGGCATCGAAGGGCGAGAAGGCGAAATACACCTTCAACTACCGCAGCATGAAGACGCTGAACGACGAGATCCAGATGCGCTCGGATTGGGAATTCCCGATCTGCGGCGGGGGCGAGCGGCTGAAGAAGGGCGGGGTGAAGGTCCATCCGACGCAGAAGCCGGAGGCGCTGCTGTACCGCATCCTGCTGGCCTGCACGAAACCGGGGGACGTCGTGCTCGACCCCTTCTTCGGCACCGGCACCACCGGCGCGGTGGCGAAGCGGCTGGGGCGGCGCTGGATCGGGATCGAGCGCGAGGCGGATTATATCGCGGCCGCGCAGGAGCGGATCGAAGCCGCGCTGCCGCTGGACGAATCCGCGCTGTCGACGATGCAGAGCCCCCGTGCGCAGCCCAAGGTGGCGTTCGGCGTGCTGGTGGAGAACGGATACCTCACCCCGGGTGACGTCCTGACCGACGCGAAGCGCCGCTTCCGCGCGACGGTGCGCGCGGACGGGTCGCTGGCGTCGCCGTGCGGTGCGACGGGGTCGATCCACAAGCTGGGCGCGACGTTGCAGGGCGCGCCGGCCTGCAACGGCTGGACCTTCTGGCACCATGAGCACGAGGGCGCGCTGGCGCCGATCGACACGCTGCGCCAGACCTACCTGCTCGCGACGCAGCCCTGA
- a CDS encoding ribonuclease HII yields MPGLKHERLCLPPVAGVDEAGRGPLAGPVVAAAVVLPAKGVPRGIDDSKQLPAGERARLCARLRACAVVGVGIVEPAEIDTLNIHWATMKAMTLAVEQLAQALGCAPGHVLVDGNRLPRWVYPATAIVGGDAISRSIAAASIVAKHVRDTIMIEAALAHPQYAWERNKGYGSAAHLKALREHGPTPLHRRSFAPVAQLGLFRDEPSAAESFAQHAIG; encoded by the coding sequence ATGCCCGGATTGAAGCACGAGCGCCTGTGCCTTCCCCCCGTCGCCGGGGTGGACGAGGCGGGCCGGGGGCCTCTTGCCGGGCCGGTGGTGGCCGCCGCCGTCGTCCTGCCCGCGAAGGGCGTGCCGCGCGGGATCGACGATTCGAAGCAGCTGCCGGCGGGCGAGCGCGCGCGGCTGTGCGCGCGGCTGCGGGCGTGCGCGGTGGTGGGGGTCGGCATCGTCGAGCCCGCGGAGATCGATACGCTGAACATCCACTGGGCGACGATGAAGGCGATGACGCTGGCGGTCGAGCAGCTGGCACAGGCGCTGGGCTGCGCGCCGGGCCATGTCCTGGTCGACGGCAACCGCCTGCCGCGATGGGTCTATCCCGCGACCGCGATCGTCGGCGGGGATGCGATCAGCCGCTCGATCGCCGCCGCCTCCATCGTCGCCAAGCATGTCCGCGACACGATCATGATCGAGGCCGCACTGGCGCACCCGCAATATGCGTGGGAGCGCAACAAGGGCTATGGCAGCGCCGCCCATCTGAAGGCGCTGCGCGAGCACGGCCCGACGCCGCTCCACCGCCGCAGCTTCGCCCCCGTCGCGCAGCTGGGCCTGTTTCGCGACGAACCGTCCGCGGCTGAGTCTTTCGCGCAACACGCTATCGGTTGA
- the thiD gene encoding bifunctional hydroxymethylpyrimidine kinase/phosphomethylpyrimidine kinase, translated as MTPRVLPRVLPRVLIVAGSDSGGGAGIQADIKTVTMLGGHAMTAITAITAQNTLGVQAVHPVPTEIVVTQMRSVIDDLGVDAVKIGMIGSADTALAVAEVLAGLDVPVVVDPVMVATSGSVLADAATVAGLERLIARAALVTPNLPELAALGGREALLARAAAVLVKGGHAEGETVVDRLFDASGQVARWENPRIDTRHSHGTGCTLASAIATGLGVAMSLPAAIERAIAFVRASLEHAPGLGQGQGPMGQQDATGFRCPD; from the coding sequence ATGACACCGCGTGTTCTGCCCCGCGTCCTGCCCCGCGTCCTGATCGTCGCGGGATCGGATTCGGGCGGCGGCGCGGGCATCCAGGCCGATATCAAGACGGTCACGATGCTGGGCGGACATGCGATGACCGCGATCACCGCGATCACCGCGCAGAACACGCTCGGCGTGCAGGCGGTCCACCCCGTGCCGACCGAGATCGTCGTGACGCAGATGCGCTCGGTGATCGACGATCTGGGCGTCGACGCGGTGAAGATCGGGATGATCGGTTCGGCCGACACCGCGCTGGCGGTGGCGGAGGTGCTGGCCGGGCTGGACGTGCCCGTGGTGGTCGATCCGGTCATGGTGGCCACGTCGGGATCGGTGCTGGCGGATGCCGCCACGGTCGCGGGGCTGGAGCGGCTCATCGCCCGCGCGGCGCTGGTGACGCCCAACCTGCCCGAACTGGCGGCGCTGGGCGGACGCGAGGCCCTGCTGGCGCGCGCCGCGGCGGTGCTGGTCAAGGGCGGCCATGCCGAGGGCGAAACCGTGGTCGACCGGCTGTTCGATGCCTCGGGGCAGGTCGCGCGCTGGGAAAATCCACGGATCGATACGCGCCATTCGCACGGGACCGGATGCACCCTGGCGAGTGCGATCGCCACCGGGCTGGGTGTGGCCATGTCGCTGCCCGCAGCGATCGAACGGGCCATCGCGTTCGTCCGTGCCAGCCTTGAGCACGCGCCGGGGCTGGGGCAGGGGCAGGGCCCCATGGGACAACAGGACGCCACCGGGTTCCGATGCCCGGATTGA
- a CDS encoding DUF1272 domain-containing protein yields the protein MLEMRPDCERCGVDLPADEGGAFICSFECTFCADCADALDERCPNCGGELLDRPARVDEALRRHPASTVRHFKG from the coding sequence ATGCTCGAGATGCGCCCCGATTGCGAACGCTGCGGCGTCGACCTGCCCGCGGACGAGGGGGGTGCCTTCATCTGTTCGTTCGAATGCACCTTCTGCGCCGATTGCGCGGATGCCCTGGACGAGCGCTGCCCGAATTGCGGCGGCGAACTGCTCGACCGCCCGGCGCGCGTCGACGAGGCGCTGAGGCGGCATCCGGCGTCCACCGTCCGGCATTTCAAGGGATGA
- a CDS encoding TonB-dependent receptor, with product MIGKTYWAAALAALTAAMPAWAQEAPAEEGEIVVTAQRRQENIRDVPLAVSVVGGERVSAIAEGGADILSLAGRVPSLYVESSNGRYAPRFYIRGLGNVDFDFNASQPVSVVLDDVVLENVFLKGFPMFDLDRVEVLKGPQGTLFGRNTPAGVVKLETRRPGRDAEGQMTLTAGELGTMRGELGVTVPASDTLSIRLAGLVNHRDNWVDNAFNPSFARAGKDLGRFDDIAGRIHVAWNPDSPLSVLLTVQGRRLDGTGTLNRANVLTTGSNRLNARYDRDRVFYDGGLNNPQRQGTTSQAIHADYDLGAATLTAIVSAYQGSSAGRGDIDGGVLGTTAGSGFIPFRSETGTLSSDLDQQTYELRLASNGDTRFGYQIGAFYWHERFKLVSGSFDGVGGINPTIISELRQTSDSWSGFGQLRYDLTDRLRVTAGARWTHDLRNLAADRTRGAAFSTTRRVSDGQPSWDVSLLYRADDSVSLFARVARGYRGPSIQGRIATSNIVTTARSETLTSYEAGLKAASADNRFRLDLTGYTYQIDDPQFTAIGGQGNFNQLINARRGIGRGVEVEATANLFRGFQLNGGASYNYTRISDPNLLVAFCGAACTVLDPIVNVGTTRRAAINGNPFPQAPRWQFNVNAAYTHRLAGGGELYAQTDWVGQSRFNLFLYEATEFRVGTNVEGGARIGWRMTNGVDLFAFARNITDESNVIGAIDFNNLTAFVNEPRVIGAGVGYRF from the coding sequence ATGATCGGGAAGACCTATTGGGCCGCCGCGCTGGCGGCGCTGACGGCCGCCATGCCGGCATGGGCGCAGGAAGCGCCCGCGGAGGAGGGCGAGATCGTCGTCACCGCGCAGCGCCGGCAGGAGAATATCCGCGACGTGCCGCTGGCGGTCTCCGTCGTCGGCGGCGAACGCGTGTCGGCCATCGCGGAAGGGGGCGCGGACATCCTGTCGCTCGCCGGGCGGGTCCCCAGCCTCTACGTCGAAAGCTCGAACGGCCGCTACGCGCCGCGCTTCTACATCCGCGGCCTGGGCAACGTCGATTTCGACTTCAACGCGTCGCAGCCGGTGTCGGTGGTGCTGGACGACGTGGTGCTGGAAAACGTCTTCCTGAAGGGCTTCCCGATGTTCGACCTCGACCGGGTCGAGGTGCTCAAGGGGCCGCAGGGCACGCTGTTCGGGCGCAACACCCCCGCCGGCGTCGTCAAGCTGGAGACGCGCCGCCCCGGTCGCGACGCGGAAGGGCAGATGACGCTGACCGCGGGCGAGCTGGGCACGATGCGCGGCGAGCTGGGCGTCACCGTACCCGCGTCGGACACGCTGTCGATCCGGCTCGCGGGCCTGGTCAACCACCGCGACAATTGGGTCGACAACGCCTTCAACCCCTCCTTCGCGCGCGCGGGCAAGGACCTGGGCCGGTTCGACGACATCGCGGGGCGCATCCACGTCGCCTGGAACCCGGACAGCCCGCTGTCGGTGCTGCTGACGGTGCAGGGGCGGCGGCTGGACGGCACCGGCACGCTCAACCGCGCCAACGTGCTGACCACCGGCTCGAACCGGCTCAACGCGCGCTACGACCGCGACCGCGTGTTCTACGACGGCGGGCTCAACAATCCGCAGCGTCAGGGGACCACGTCGCAGGCGATCCACGCCGATTACGACCTGGGCGCGGCGACGCTGACCGCGATCGTCTCGGCCTATCAGGGCAGCAGCGCGGGGCGCGGCGACATCGACGGCGGCGTGCTGGGCACGACGGCGGGCAGCGGCTTCATCCCCTTCCGCTCGGAAACGGGAACGCTGTCGAGCGATCTGGACCAGCAGACGTACGAACTGCGCCTCGCCAGCAACGGCGACACCCGCTTCGGGTATCAGATCGGCGCCTTCTACTGGCATGAGCGGTTCAAGCTGGTCTCGGGCAGCTTCGACGGGGTGGGCGGGATCAACCCGACGATCATCTCCGAGCTGCGCCAGACGAGTGACAGCTGGTCGGGCTTCGGCCAGCTGCGCTACGATCTGACCGATCGCCTGCGCGTGACCGCGGGCGCGCGCTGGACCCATGACCTGCGCAATCTGGCGGCCGACCGCACCCGTGGTGCGGCCTTCTCCACCACGCGCCGCGTCAGCGACGGGCAGCCGAGCTGGGACGTCAGCCTGCTGTACCGCGCCGACGACAGCGTCAGCCTGTTCGCGCGGGTCGCGCGCGGTTATCGCGGGCCGTCGATCCAGGGGCGCATCGCCACGTCGAACATCGTGACGACCGCCCGTTCGGAAACGCTGACCTCGTACGAGGCGGGGCTGAAGGCGGCCAGCGCGGACAATCGCTTCCGCCTCGATCTCACCGGCTATACCTATCAGATCGACGATCCGCAGTTCACCGCGATCGGCGGCCAGGGCAATTTCAACCAGCTCATCAACGCGCGCCGCGGCATCGGGCGCGGTGTCGAGGTGGAGGCGACCGCCAACCTCTTCCGCGGTTTCCAGCTGAACGGCGGCGCGTCGTACAACTACACCCGCATCTCCGACCCCAACCTGCTGGTGGCCTTCTGCGGGGCGGCCTGCACCGTGCTGGACCCGATCGTGAACGTCGGCACGACGCGCCGCGCGGCGATCAACGGCAACCCGTTCCCGCAGGCGCCGCGCTGGCAGTTCAACGTCAACGCTGCCTATACCCACAGGCTGGCGGGCGGCGGCGAGCTGTACGCGCAGACCGACTGGGTCGGGCAATCGCGCTTCAACCTGTTCCTCTACGAAGCGACCGAGTTCCGGGTCGGCACCAATGTGGAGGGCGGCGCGCGCATCGGCTGGCGGATGACGAACGGCGTCGACCTGTTCGCCTTCGCCCGCAACATCACCGACGAGAGCAACGTGATCGGCGCGATCGACTTCAACAACCTGACCGCGTTCGTCAACGAACCGCGCGTGATCGGCGCGGGCGTGGGGTACCGCTTCTGA
- the glmM gene encoding phosphoglucosamine mutase, translating to MARKYFGTDGIRGLTNSGAMTAEMAMKVGMAAGRHFLRGEHRHRVVIGKDTRLSGYMIESALQAGFTSVGMDVTLVGPMPTPAVAMLTKSMRADMGVMISASHNPYADNGIKLFGPDGYKLSDEDELAIEAAIDGAVTLATPGEIGRAKRIDDARGRYIHFAKSTFPSDLRLDGVRVVVDCANGAAYQVAPEALWELGADVVQIGVNPNGLNINDKIGSTHPHALAAKVVEVRADIGIALDGDADRLIVVDERGQVIDGDQLMATIAGGWARAGRLQGGGLVATVMSNLGLERHLAAQGLKLLRTAVGDRHVLEAMRARGYNVGGEQSGHIILSDYATTGDGLVAALQVLAEICRADAPASRVLNRFEPLPQLLKNVRFAGGKPLEAEAVKAVIAEAERELAGSGRLVIRPSGTEPVIRVMAEGDDPQQVERIVDRICDAVRKAA from the coding sequence ATGGCAAGGAAATATTTCGGCACCGACGGCATTCGCGGGCTCACCAACAGCGGCGCGATGACCGCGGAAATGGCGATGAAGGTCGGGATGGCGGCGGGCCGGCACTTCCTGCGCGGCGAGCACCGCCACCGGGTCGTCATCGGCAAGGATACGCGGCTGTCGGGCTATATGATCGAATCGGCGTTGCAGGCGGGGTTCACCAGCGTCGGGATGGACGTGACGCTGGTCGGGCCGATGCCGACCCCGGCGGTCGCGATGCTGACGAAGTCGATGCGCGCCGACATGGGCGTGATGATCTCCGCCAGTCACAACCCCTATGCGGACAACGGCATCAAGCTGTTCGGTCCCGACGGCTACAAGCTGTCCGACGAGGACGAACTGGCGATCGAGGCGGCGATCGACGGCGCGGTGACGCTGGCCACGCCCGGCGAGATCGGCCGCGCCAAGCGGATCGACGACGCGCGCGGGCGCTACATCCATTTCGCCAAGTCGACCTTCCCGTCCGATCTGCGACTGGACGGGGTCCGCGTCGTGGTCGATTGCGCGAACGGCGCCGCCTATCAGGTCGCGCCCGAGGCGCTGTGGGAGCTGGGCGCCGACGTCGTTCAGATCGGCGTCAATCCCAACGGCCTGAACATCAACGACAAGATCGGCTCCACTCACCCGCACGCGCTGGCCGCGAAGGTGGTGGAGGTGCGCGCCGACATCGGCATCGCGCTCGACGGCGACGCCGACCGGCTGATCGTGGTCGATGAAAGGGGACAGGTGATCGACGGCGACCAGTTGATGGCCACGATCGCGGGCGGCTGGGCGCGCGCCGGGCGGTTGCAGGGCGGCGGGCTGGTCGCGACCGTCATGTCCAACCTGGGGCTGGAGCGGCATCTGGCGGCGCAGGGGCTGAAACTGCTCCGCACCGCGGTCGGCGATCGCCACGTGCTGGAGGCGATGCGCGCCAGGGGATACAATGTCGGCGGCGAGCAGTCGGGGCATATCATCCTGTCCGACTATGCGACCACCGGCGACGGGCTGGTCGCGGCGCTTCAGGTGCTCGCCGAGATCTGCCGCGCGGATGCGCCCGCCAGCCGCGTGCTCAATCGCTTCGAACCGCTACCGCAACTGCTCAAGAACGTTCGCTTCGCCGGGGGCAAGCCGCTGGAGGCGGAGGCGGTAAAAGCGGTGATCGCGGAGGCCGAGCGCGAGCTCGCGGGTTCCGGCCGGCTGGTGATCCGCCCGTCCGGCACGGAGCCCGTGATCCGCGTCATGGCCGAAGGCGACGACCCGCAACAGGTCGAGCGGATCGTCGACCGCATCTGCGACGCGGTCCGCAAGGCGGCGTAA